The genomic window CTTGACCGTGTCTATTATCTGCTTTACATACTGGTCAAGAAGCCTGTGGTCATAAGACCTGAGCTTTATCCGTATTAGTTCCTGCTCCATAGCTCTTCCTCACTCAATAATTTTTGTGACCACACCAGCACCAACGGTTCTTCCACCTTCCCTTATGGCAAACCTAAGCTGTTCTTCCATAGCCACTGGCTTGACAAGCTCCACCTCTATCTCCACATTGTCACCAGGCATCACCATCTCTTGTCCCTCTGGCAACTTCACCACCGTCCCTGTCACGTCCGCAGTCCTAAAGTAAAACTGTGGCCTGTAGTTCACGAAAAATGGCGTGTGCCTTCCACCCTCTTCCTTGCTTAGCACATACACCTGTGCCCTAAACCTCTTGTGAGGCTTTACTGTCCCAGGCTTTGCCAATACTTGTCCCCTCTCCACATCGTCCTTGCCTACTCCCCTTAGCAATACTCCCACATTGTCACCAGGTAGTGCCTCGTCAAGTATCTTCCTAAACATCTCTATGGAGGTTGCCACTGTCTTTAGTGGCTCTTCCCTTAATCCCACTATCTCCACTTCCTCTCCAGGCTTTAGCACGCCCCTCTCTACCCTTCCTGTCACAACTGTTCCACGACCTGAGATGGTAAACACGTCCTCTATGGGCATGAGGAAGGGTTTGTCCGCTTCTCTTTGTGGTGTGGGTATATATTCGTCAAGGGCTTCCATTAACTGCACTATGGCGTTGCACCACTGGTCTGGTTTGCCTGCATCTAACTCTTGCAATGCTCCAAGAGCTGAACCACGAATCACTGGCACTTCATCCCCCGGAAACTCATACTTGGATAACAGCTCTCTCACCTCAAGTTCCACAAGGTCTAAAAGTTCTGGGTCATCTACCATATCGCATTTGTTCATAAAGACTACTATGTATGGCACGTTAACTTGTCTTGCCAGTAGCACGTGTTCTCTTGTCTGTGGCATGGGTCCGTCTGCTGCGGAAACCACAAGTATGGCTCCGTCCATCTGTGCTGCACCTGTTATCATGTTCTTTATGTAGTCTGCGTGTCCTGGGCAGTCTACGTGGGCGTAGTGTCTTTTGGGCGTCTCGTATTCTACGTGTGTGATGTTTATGGTTATGCCTCTTTCTTTTTCTTCTGGTGCTTTGTCAATCTCTTCGTATCTCATGCACTTGGCTTTACCGCCTGGCATTACGCCTGCAGCAAGCACGCAGGTTATGGCTGAGGTGAGCGTGGACTTGCCGTGGTCTACGTGTCCTATGGTGCCTACGTTAACGTGTTCCTTTTCTCTTACAAACTTCTCCTTTGCCATTGCCTTACCTCCTTATTTTGCTACAGCAGTTCTTTCCCCAACTATTTGCTCCGCTATGCTCTGGGGAACTTCATCGTAATGAGAAAATTTCATTATAAAGGTTCCTCTTCCCTGTGTCAAGCTCCTAAGTGTGGTTGCATAGCCAAACATCTCCGCAAGAGGCACATACGCCCTTATGGCAGTTATGACACCCTTGTTCTCCATACCCATTATCTTACCCCTTCTTGAGTTGAGGTCTCCTATCACATCACCCACATAATCCTCAGGGGTCTCCACCTCTACTTCCATTATTGGCTCAAGGAGCACAAGACCCGCCTTCTTTGCCGCTTCTTTGAAGGCAAGAGAGCCTGCTATCTTAAAAGCCATCTCTGAAGAGTCCACCTCGTGATAAGAACCGTCAAAGAGCTTTACTTTTACATCCACCACAGGATAGCCTGCCATAACGCCATTCTGCATAGCCTCTTTTACACCTTCTTCAACCGCTGGGATAAACTCCTTGGGTATTATTCCACCCACTATGGCATTTTCAAAGATAAAGCCCTGACCCCTCTCAAGTGGCTCTATCTCTATAACCGCATGCCCGTATTGACCCCTACCACCTGTCTGACGAATAAACTTACCTTCCGCAACCGCTTTACCCTTTATGGTTTCCTTATAGGCAACCTGAGGCTTACCCACGTTCACCTCAATACCGTATTCCCTTTTCATTCTGTCCACTATTATCTCAAGGTGCAGTTCTCCCATACCGTGTATAAGGGTTTGACCTGTTTCTGGGTCTACGCTTGCTTTGAAGGTGGGGTCTTCCTTCATAAACTTGTTGAGCACCTGAGAAAGCTTTTCTTGGTCCTTCTTTGTCTTTGGCTCTATCGCCATAGAGATAACAGGTTCTGGAAACTCCAGCTTTTCAAGGAGTATGGGGAACTTTTCATCGCAGAGGGTGTCTCCTGTGGTAGCATCCATTCCAACCGCCGCCACTATCTCACCGGCAGAGGCTTCTTGCACATCCTCTCTTGAGTTGGCGTGCATAAGTAGAAGCCTTCCAACCCTTTCCTTCTTGTCCTTTGTGGCGTTGTATACATAAGAGCCTGCGGTGACTTTACCCGAGAAGACCCTAAAGTAGGTAAGCTGTCCCGCGTATGGGTCGCTCATAACCTTAAAGGCGTATGCACAGAAGGGTTCTTCGTCAAAGGGTTTCCTTTCCTCTTCTTGGCTTGTTTTTGGATTTATTCCACGCACCGGCGGGACATCAAGGGGAGAAGGAAGGTAGTCAAGAACCGCATCCAAAAGGGGCTGGACGCCCTTGTTTTTGAAAGCGGAGCCACAAAGAACTGGAACAAGCTCCTTGTTTATGGTTGCCTTTCTGAGAACCCTCTTTAGGTCTTCTGTAGCTATCTCCTCTCCCTCAAGGTATTTCATCATAAGCTCATCGTCCTTCTCTACGATGGCCTCAACCATCTTAGCGCGCCACTCTTGAGCCTTGTCCATGTAGTCTTCAGGTATATCCACTATTTCATATTTGGCACCGAGGGTTTCCTCAAGCCAGATTATAGCCTTCATCTCCATAAGG from Hydrogenobacter sp. T-8 includes these protein-coding regions:
- the tuf gene encoding elongation factor Tu, which gives rise to MAKEKFVREKEHVNVGTIGHVDHGKSTLTSAITCVLAAGVMPGGKAKCMRYEEIDKAPEEKERGITINITHVEYETPKRHYAHVDCPGHADYIKNMITGAAQMDGAILVVSAADGPMPQTREHVLLARQVNVPYIVVFMNKCDMVDDPELLDLVELEVRELLSKYEFPGDEVPVIRGSALGALQELDAGKPDQWCNAIVQLMEALDEYIPTPQREADKPFLMPIEDVFTISGRGTVVTGRVERGVLKPGEEVEIVGLREEPLKTVATSIEMFRKILDEALPGDNVGVLLRGVGKDDVERGQVLAKPGTVKPHKRFRAQVYVLSKEEGGRHTPFFVNYRPQFYFRTADVTGTVVKLPEGQEMVMPGDNVEIEVELVKPVAMEEQLRFAIREGGRTVGAGVVTKIIE
- the fusA gene encoding elongation factor G gives rise to the protein MPRLVPIERLRNIGIVAHIDAGKTTTTERILYYTGKTYKIGEVHEGAATMDWMPQERERGITITAATTACYWKDHQINIIDTPGHVDFSVEVVRSMKVLDGIIFIFSAVEGVQPQSEANWRWADRFGVPRIAFINKLDRLGADFYRVFNEIEKKLSIKPVAIQIPIGAEDQFKGVVDLMEMKAIIWLEETLGAKYEIVDIPEDYMDKAQEWRAKMVEAIVEKDDELMMKYLEGEEIATEDLKRVLRKATINKELVPVLCGSAFKNKGVQPLLDAVLDYLPSPLDVPPVRGINPKTSQEEERKPFDEEPFCAYAFKVMSDPYAGQLTYFRVFSGKVTAGSYVYNATKDKKERVGRLLLMHANSREDVQEASAGEIVAAVGMDATTGDTLCDEKFPILLEKLEFPEPVISMAIEPKTKKDQEKLSQVLNKFMKEDPTFKASVDPETGQTLIHGMGELHLEIIVDRMKREYGIEVNVGKPQVAYKETIKGKAVAEGKFIRQTGGRGQYGHAVIEIEPLERGQGFIFENAIVGGIIPKEFIPAVEEGVKEAMQNGVMAGYPVVDVKVKLFDGSYHEVDSSEMAFKIAGSLAFKEAAKKAGLVLLEPIMEVEVETPEDYVGDVIGDLNSRRGKIMGMENKGVITAIRAYVPLAEMFGYATTLRSLTQGRGTFIMKFSHYDEVPQSIAEQIVGERTAVAK